Proteins co-encoded in one Methanosarcinales archaeon Met12 genomic window:
- a CDS encoding MBL fold metallo-hydrolase has product MKRLIDLGILPIRRKSPRGYTPHLSILFRSDGQHLFGIDTSRTNGTMDSHVFLITHAHSDHYGNSAMLSQKSVASEKTAKALEIRYERKFAGTTFKIGEPINIDGVMVRTHPTGHTIGATAFSWKNEVGTTILATGDVKDASRLPKCDVLITEANYGNPADPQCRFEEEVDLFKEAIEEDVAFGAYVFGKAQRAVELVRNFGYHDEIEMEHKALELTRGLMDQVEPLVGLNGNMGGVIIVPPRDLYRLPKRFDKFVLTGQRQYRHQQIRISDHLDVDALTDMVKKCNPDVTIVYHPNGDNPIKFARYLDENGFAAIALDDITNVIDEMLTSGRKIKKPIIKLRR; this is encoded by the coding sequence TTGAAAAGGTTGATTGACCTGGGCATATTGCCAATACGCAGAAAAAGTCCAAGAGGATATACGCCACATCTGTCAATTCTGTTCAGGTCAGATGGCCAACATTTGTTCGGGATAGATACTTCTCGCACTAACGGAACGATGGACTCTCACGTTTTTTTGATAACACACGCACATTCAGACCATTATGGAAATTCGGCGATGCTTTCCCAGAAGTCTGTAGCATCCGAAAAAACTGCGAAAGCTCTTGAAATTAGATATGAGCGCAAGTTTGCAGGAACGACGTTTAAAATTGGAGAGCCCATAAACATCGATGGCGTTATGGTTCGCACCCATCCCACTGGACATACCATTGGCGCAACAGCTTTTTCCTGGAAGAACGAAGTTGGAACGACCATTTTGGCGACAGGGGACGTCAAGGATGCATCACGCCTCCCTAAATGCGACGTTTTGATCACGGAGGCGAATTACGGAAACCCTGCTGACCCGCAATGCAGATTTGAAGAGGAAGTCGACTTATTCAAGGAGGCTATCGAAGAAGACGTCGCATTTGGTGCGTATGTGTTTGGCAAAGCACAGCGTGCTGTCGAATTGGTAAGAAATTTTGGCTATCATGATGAAATCGAGATGGAGCACAAAGCGTTGGAATTGACCAGAGGGCTGATGGACCAGGTTGAGCCGCTGGTCGGTTTGAACGGAAATATGGGAGGGGTCATTATTGTGCCGCCGCGGGATTTGTATCGCCTACCAAAGCGATTCGACAAATTTGTTTTGACTGGACAAAGGCAATATCGACACCAGCAAATCAGGATAAGCGACCATCTTGATGTCGATGCTCTGACGGACATGGTAAAAAAATGCAATCCTGATGTAACGATAGTATATCATCCCAATGGGGACAACCCAATAAAATTCGCACGGTATTTAGATGAAAATGGATTCGCAGCGATTGCCCTTGATGATATTACAAACGTGATAGACGAAATGCTCACTTCGGGGCGCAAGATTAAAAAACCAATAATAAAATTAAGAAGGTAG
- a CDS encoding thymidylate synthase, with protein sequence MNEMRIGRLIRASTISDGWYRGLDLIWHHGETLRDERGSETRELLNLVVVIGNPYKDQIPEHSSWNIERLDEYARQLITGENAQDFEYTYGQRLRDWGAEGIDQVKYVIDKLKKNPNSRRATCVTWMPSKDTVSQEIPCMILLDFKLRNGCLNLTVVFRSHDFYGAAPSNWYGLSKLMEYVADKIGAKPGKLTSVSISAHIYGHDWDNVGVILDVDDYRK encoded by the coding sequence ATGAATGAAATGAGAATTGGAAGGCTTATCAGGGCATCTACGATAAGCGACGGATGGTATCGGGGGCTGGACCTGATATGGCATCACGGTGAGACTCTGAGGGATGAGCGCGGGAGCGAGACCAGGGAACTGCTAAATTTAGTGGTCGTAATAGGGAACCCATATAAAGACCAGATACCGGAGCATAGTTCATGGAACATAGAACGATTGGACGAGTATGCCAGGCAATTGATCACCGGCGAGAATGCACAGGACTTTGAGTATACCTATGGGCAGCGTTTACGTGACTGGGGTGCTGAGGGCATAGACCAGGTAAAATACGTGATCGACAAGCTTAAGAAAAATCCCAATTCCCGTCGAGCGACGTGCGTCACATGGATGCCTTCAAAGGACACCGTGTCACAGGAAATACCATGCATGATACTCCTGGATTTCAAGCTAAGAAATGGATGCCTCAATCTAACCGTCGTGTTCAGGTCGCACGATTTCTATGGCGCGGCGCCGAGCAACTGGTATGGCTTATCCAAGTTGATGGAATATGTCGCAGATAAGATAGGCGCTAAACCAGGCAAATTGACCAGCGTCAGCATCTCGGCGCATATATATGGGCATGACTGGGATAATGTTGGCGTTATTTTGGATGTTGATGATTACCGCAAATAA
- a CDS encoding DUF116 domain-containing protein — protein sequence MLEQLYPIIGQIVVYLFFIILIATIVIAMLALYYFKTGDSPTPNVLLSGLLVLEGFVKAFFRLAGLDDSIIDKVAIQLQNKISSRQFNAHPPTEKAIFFPQCLRSIDCIAKLSPEGIQCVHCDRCEIGAAKKILEEQGYTVFIVPGSSFIKRMIMKYAPKAIVGIGCATEIKGGMELCHRFNVPPSA from the coding sequence ATGCTTGAACAGCTCTATCCGATAATCGGACAAATAGTCGTTTATCTATTTTTCATAATCCTAATTGCCACCATCGTCATTGCGATGCTGGCGCTTTATTATTTTAAAACTGGAGATTCTCCCACCCCAAATGTGTTGCTATCTGGTTTATTGGTTTTAGAGGGATTCGTCAAGGCATTTTTCCGACTGGCGGGGCTGGATGATTCCATCATAGATAAGGTGGCGATACAGCTTCAAAACAAAATTTCGTCGAGACAATTTAATGCACACCCACCAACCGAGAAGGCAATATTTTTTCCCCAGTGTTTGCGCTCCATAGATTGTATAGCAAAATTATCTCCCGAGGGCATTCAGTGTGTACATTGCGACCGGTGCGAGATAGGGGCGGCGAAGAAAATTCTGGAGGAACAGGGTTATACTGTCTTTATCGTTCCAGGGTCAAGTTTTATCAAGCGGATGATAATGAAATATGCGCCAAAGGCTATCGTGGGCATTGGCTGTGCTACCGAGATAAAAGGTGGCATGGAACTCTGTCACAGGTTTAATGTGCCACCCTCGGCATAG
- a CDS encoding methionine synthase, whose product MNGHLMTTVVGSYPPKLDITDIYALMRGAKDPVRSAIEVAVNDQTKAGVQLISDGQVRADFVTLFAGNIPGFKVKGGRPNIVDYVTPPEKPVAVDDYIFAKSITKCEVKGIVTGPSTLAYASVVDEKAPYKSNDDPELIYDIAGAQAMEIMALIKAGAKVVQIDEPVFSVGMDLETAIPALNGVIKGVKVPVVHVCGDIRSIFKKLLELNVSVLDHEFTNTANLEVMEREIIEAHDVHIGYGCVDSNSMEVEPVEVIEKRILAAVEKLGAKNIWIDPDCGLRNLTRESAFAKLSNMVQAAKNMGASLNE is encoded by the coding sequence ATGAACGGTCACCTGATGACAACTGTTGTGGGAAGCTATCCCCCAAAACTCGATATCACCGATATATATGCGCTGATGAGGGGCGCGAAAGACCCTGTTCGTTCAGCGATAGAGGTGGCTGTGAATGACCAGACAAAAGCTGGCGTGCAGTTGATTTCAGACGGACAGGTCAGGGCAGATTTTGTCACTTTGTTTGCAGGGAATATTCCTGGTTTTAAGGTTAAGGGCGGGCGCCCGAATATAGTGGATTATGTTACTCCTCCAGAGAAGCCAGTGGCCGTAGATGACTATATTTTTGCCAAGAGCATTACGAAATGTGAGGTAAAGGGCATCGTCACGGGACCGTCTACACTGGCGTATGCGAGTGTTGTTGACGAAAAGGCGCCATATAAGTCCAACGATGACCCGGAGTTGATTTATGACATCGCAGGGGCGCAGGCGATGGAAATCATGGCACTGATAAAGGCAGGAGCAAAGGTCGTTCAGATCGACGAGCCAGTTTTCTCCGTTGGGATGGACTTAGAAACAGCTATACCGGCCTTGAATGGGGTGATAAAAGGGGTAAAGGTGCCGGTGGTTCATGTGTGCGGGGATATACGCAGCATCTTCAAAAAACTTCTTGAACTGAACGTAAGCGTGTTGGACCATGAGTTCACGAATACCGCAAACCTCGAGGTTATGGAGAGAGAGATAATTGAAGCGCATGATGTGCATATAGGCTATGGGTGCGTTGACTCAAATTCGATGGAGGTAGAGCCAGTCGAAGTAATCGAGAAAAGAATACTGGCCGCAGTTGAGAAATTGGGCGCCAAAAACATATGGATTGACCCGGACTGCGGACTGCGAAATTTGACAAGGGAGTCCGCATTCGCCAAATTATCCAATATGGTTCAGGCAGCTAAAAACATGGGGGCATCACTGAATGAATGA
- a CDS encoding AIR synthase-related protein, which translates to MDLEGYTRLALRRGKSYDDTLHNLTNRILEIKDISRSRARDLACAVLREVMATSDLTDDLITFAPSSITMGGFGVGSRGEGDFYVHQKIAEVIGSTSAVIDSSHLDDSGAVRANGNYIVLTVDGMHSRLSDFPFLAGFHVARAALRDIYVMGAQPIALLSDIHIADDGDVAKIFEYTAGIAAISELMNVPLVTGSTLRIGGDMVIGDRMTGCVGAVGIANFLIAKKDARAGDVILMTEGAGGGTISATALYFGMSEVVRETLNIKFLRACEILYEDGLTAEIDAMTDVTNGGIRGDAAEISKTAGAKLIFEEEKIRALVNPIVLRMLDKLDIDYLGVSLDALLIIAPRSIAGDILESLRRCDIAADVVGRVEKGSGVQLFKDGKYHDLTLKFRESAYTPIKKVVGELADVDISEMRVKIDEATRNAARKKKKVIQLIRGQKSPRQPNLF; encoded by the coding sequence ATGGACCTTGAGGGTTATACAAGACTCGCCCTGCGCAGGGGCAAGAGCTACGACGACACTCTACACAATTTAACGAATCGCATCCTTGAGATAAAGGATATCTCGCGAAGTAGGGCTCGCGATTTAGCCTGTGCGGTTTTACGGGAGGTTATGGCAACCTCAGATCTGACAGACGACCTGATAACGTTCGCACCATCTTCTATCACGATGGGGGGATTTGGCGTTGGCTCCAGGGGAGAAGGTGATTTTTACGTACATCAAAAGATTGCAGAAGTAATCGGGAGCACTAGCGCAGTCATAGATTCAAGCCATCTGGATGATTCAGGGGCCGTTCGAGCAAATGGAAATTACATTGTACTCACGGTTGACGGCATGCACTCTAGGTTGAGTGATTTCCCATTTTTGGCAGGTTTTCACGTGGCGAGAGCCGCACTGCGCGATATCTACGTCATGGGAGCGCAGCCGATTGCACTCCTCTCCGACATTCATATAGCAGATGATGGCGACGTCGCCAAGATTTTTGAATACACGGCTGGCATTGCTGCCATATCCGAGTTAATGAACGTTCCACTGGTCACGGGGAGCACGCTCCGCATAGGGGGAGATATGGTGATTGGCGACAGGATGACTGGTTGCGTAGGTGCGGTGGGCATCGCGAACTTCCTTATAGCTAAGAAAGACGCACGGGCAGGGGACGTCATTTTGATGACCGAAGGCGCTGGCGGCGGTACGATATCCGCTACTGCTCTTTATTTTGGAATGTCCGAGGTGGTTCGAGAGACGCTTAATATTAAATTCCTTAGGGCATGCGAAATATTGTATGAGGATGGATTGACAGCCGAGATAGATGCGATGACCGATGTCACAAACGGCGGCATCAGGGGGGATGCGGCGGAAATTTCGAAAACCGCTGGCGCAAAACTCATTTTTGAGGAAGAAAAAATACGTGCACTGGTCAACCCCATCGTGCTCCGCATGCTGGATAAGTTGGACATCGATTATCTGGGAGTTTCACTGGATGCGCTTTTGATCATCGCACCACGGAGTATAGCAGGCGATATATTGGAATCGCTGAGGAGATGTGATATCGCGGCCGATGTCGTGGGGCGTGTTGAAAAAGGGTCCGGTGTCCAGCTCTTCAAAGACGGAAAATATCACGATTTGACTCTGAAATTTAGAGAATCCGCTTATACGCCCATCAAAAAAGTAGTGGGGGAGCTCGCTGACGTTGATATATCTGAAATGAGGGTTAAAATAGATGAAGCGACAAGGAACGCGGCACGAAAAAAGAAAAAGGTCATTCAGCTCATTCGAGGGCAAAAATCGCCACGTCAACCAAACCTTTTTTAA
- a CDS encoding sulfide/dihydroorotate dehydrogenase-like FAD/NAD-binding protein: protein MHKIITKKEIAPAVKLFEIKAPLVAKKARAGQFVVLRIDEKGERIPLTISDFDAQRGSITIIFREVGKTTKQLGSLNEGDCIADLVGPLGNAMESKKYGTVVCIGGGVGIAPIYLKIKAFKKAGNEVISIIGARCKELLILEEEIRKISDELYIATDDGSKGHHGFVTDVLQELIDAQKNIDLVLAVGPVVMMKAVSNVTKRYDIKTIVSLNPIMIDGTGMCGACRVTIDGKSRFACVDGPEFDAHLVDFEELMNRQQIYLDKEEVALQKFGEHKCH from the coding sequence TTGCACAAGATAATCACTAAAAAAGAAATAGCCCCAGCTGTCAAGCTATTTGAAATTAAAGCTCCACTGGTCGCCAAAAAAGCCAGAGCAGGGCAATTTGTGGTCCTGCGAATAGACGAAAAGGGGGAAAGGATACCTCTGACCATTTCCGACTTTGATGCACAAAGAGGGTCCATTACCATCATATTTCGTGAGGTTGGCAAGACTACAAAGCAGTTGGGAAGCTTGAATGAGGGAGATTGTATTGCAGACCTGGTTGGTCCGCTTGGAAACGCCATGGAGAGCAAAAAATACGGCACCGTCGTTTGTATCGGCGGGGGCGTGGGAATCGCACCCATTTATCTCAAGATTAAAGCCTTTAAAAAGGCAGGGAACGAGGTTATCTCCATAATCGGGGCGAGGTGCAAAGAATTATTGATTCTGGAAGAAGAAATACGAAAGATAAGTGATGAACTCTACATCGCCACTGATGATGGTTCAAAAGGGCATCACGGCTTTGTCACCGATGTTCTGCAAGAGCTGATAGACGCACAAAAAAATATCGACCTGGTGCTGGCTGTTGGGCCCGTCGTGATGATGAAGGCAGTAAGCAATGTAACAAAGCGCTACGACATAAAGACAATAGTCAGTCTGAATCCCATCATGATAGATGGAACTGGCATGTGCGGCGCCTGCAGGGTAACGATAGATGGCAAGAGCAGATTTGCCTGCGTGGATGGACCGGAATTCGATGCGCATCTCGTCGATTTTGAAGAACTTATGAACCGACAGCAGATTTACCTGGATAAAGAAGAAGTCGCCTTACAAAAGTTCGGAGAGCACAAATGTCATTGA
- the gltA gene encoding NADPH-dependent glutamate synthase: protein MSLRPSMPELDVKRRRHNFDEVALGYGAKQAIAEAKRCLQCRDAKAGCVQGCPTEINIPRFVKYVSEGDFDSAIEVIKERNALPAICGRVCPYENQCEKMCVLSKKGEALAIGRLERFVADHERKRGIKASKKAETSGKRVAVIGSGPAGLAAAADLAKLGHDVTIYEALHEVGGVLMYGIPEFRLPKDIVQAEVEYVKQLGVSIQTNVVIGKSLGVEKLLRQFDAVFIGTGAGLPRFLNIPGENLNGVYSSNEFLIRTNLMKAYKFPEYDTPLKVGKKVAVIGAGNVAIDSARVALRLGGEDVYIIYRRSEKEMPARLEEIERAREEGVRFKLLTDPVRIIGDEGGWVKQIECVKMELGDFDKSGRRTPIPIEGSEFTLDVDTVIVAIGQSPNPLISKMTKGLKTTEDGAIEVDENGMTSIDGVFAGGDITPGTATVIEAMSAGKRAARTIHEYISR from the coding sequence ATGTCATTGAGACCGTCAATGCCAGAACTGGATGTAAAAAGACGCAGACATAATTTTGATGAAGTGGCCCTGGGCTATGGTGCAAAACAGGCAATAGCTGAGGCAAAAAGGTGTCTCCAGTGTCGAGATGCCAAAGCAGGATGCGTGCAGGGATGTCCCACCGAGATAAATATACCACGATTTGTTAAATACGTCTCAGAGGGCGATTTTGACTCTGCAATCGAAGTTATCAAAGAGAGGAACGCCCTCCCTGCGATTTGTGGGCGGGTGTGCCCATATGAGAATCAATGCGAGAAAATGTGCGTACTGAGCAAAAAAGGAGAGGCGCTTGCAATAGGCAGGCTCGAGAGATTTGTGGCAGACCACGAAAGGAAAAGGGGCATAAAGGCGTCTAAAAAAGCAGAAACATCTGGCAAAAGAGTTGCAGTTATTGGCTCTGGACCTGCTGGGCTCGCAGCGGCGGCAGATTTGGCTAAACTTGGTCATGACGTGACCATCTACGAGGCGCTGCACGAAGTGGGCGGCGTGCTTATGTACGGCATCCCAGAATTCAGACTGCCAAAGGATATAGTTCAAGCAGAGGTCGAGTACGTAAAACAATTGGGCGTTTCCATTCAAACAAACGTGGTCATTGGAAAGTCGCTCGGAGTTGAAAAACTTCTTCGACAATTCGATGCGGTGTTTATCGGAACTGGTGCTGGACTGCCGCGTTTCCTGAACATACCAGGCGAAAACCTGAATGGAGTATATTCTTCCAATGAATTTCTGATAAGGACGAATCTGATGAAGGCATATAAATTCCCTGAATACGACACTCCCCTCAAAGTCGGCAAAAAGGTGGCAGTAATCGGTGCGGGCAACGTCGCCATAGATTCGGCAAGAGTGGCATTGAGGCTCGGTGGCGAGGACGTATATATCATCTACCGCCGGTCAGAGAAGGAGATGCCTGCCAGATTAGAAGAAATAGAGCGTGCCAGAGAGGAGGGGGTTCGATTTAAACTTCTCACCGATCCCGTCAGGATAATAGGCGACGAAGGTGGTTGGGTGAAACAGATAGAGTGCGTCAAGATGGAACTGGGCGATTTCGATAAGTCAGGGCGGAGAACACCGATTCCAATAGAGGGCTCTGAATTTACCTTAGATGTCGACACGGTGATAGTAGCCATCGGGCAAAGTCCAAATCCATTGATTTCAAAGATGACAAAGGGGCTAAAGACGACAGAAGACGGCGCCATCGAGGTCGATGAAAATGGCATGACGTCCATAGATGGGGTTTTCGCGGGTGGCGACATAACGCCGGGGACGGCAACGGTAATCGAAGCCATGAGCGCAGGAAAGAGGGCTGCGAGGACAATTCATGAGTATATCTCGCGATGA
- a CDS encoding UPF0175 family protein, whose product MDVISIRPTKEMKKKLEDLAEIRHMERSSLVRELIDIGIQEKLKEHALNLFAKNKVSVGKAAEIAGVSIREMLGLINERNLPLHVSAEDIKKDFEAATS is encoded by the coding sequence ATGGACGTCATATCGATTAGGCCAACAAAAGAGATGAAAAAGAAGTTAGAGGATTTGGCCGAGATCAGGCACATGGAGAGGTCTTCCTTAGTGAGAGAACTCATTGATATTGGCATACAAGAGAAGCTGAAAGAACACGCTCTCAATTTGTTTGCTAAAAATAAAGTCTCCGTCGGTAAAGCAGCTGAGATCGCTGGCGTTTCTATCAGGGAAATGTTAGGATTAATCAATGAAAGAAACTTGCCACTACACGTCTCCGCCGAGGACATCAAAAAAGATTTTGAGGCAGCGACCTCATGA
- a CDS encoding DUF3368 domain-containing protein: MTLVFDSTPLIYLSKVGLSWIFKELPVEMLIPKTVFEEVVTKGKKRGDADAFVIDELVKDKIINVVEVASEFKRTFEGLNAELHPGEIDVLALASAKGAIAIFDESIAREVGDILGIKTHGTFYLIFSMVKKGKLSKKEAKNKVDEMIKKGWRIRHERYLEFMELLERTEE; encoded by the coding sequence ATGACCTTGGTTTTCGACTCAACACCACTCATTTATCTGAGTAAGGTTGGTCTTTCTTGGATTTTCAAAGAGCTTCCCGTGGAGATGCTGATTCCAAAAACTGTTTTCGAAGAAGTGGTTACAAAGGGAAAGAAAAGGGGAGATGCTGACGCATTTGTCATAGATGAGTTGGTCAAGGATAAAATCATAAATGTTGTGGAGGTGGCCAGCGAGTTCAAAAGAACGTTTGAAGGATTAAACGCAGAGCTGCACCCCGGAGAAATTGACGTCTTAGCATTGGCGAGTGCTAAGGGCGCCATCGCCATCTTTGATGAGAGTATAGCAAGAGAGGTCGGAGACATTCTTGGTATTAAAACTCATGGTACCTTCTATCTTATTTTCTCAATGGTTAAAAAAGGAAAATTGAGCAAGAAAGAAGCCAAAAACAAAGTAGATGAAATGATCAAGAAGGGTTGGAGAATCAGACACGAGCGATATCTGGAGTTCATGGAATTGTTGGAAAGGACTGAAGAATAA
- the hisH gene encoding imidazole glycerol phosphate synthase subunit HisH, whose protein sequence is MKKIIIIDYGLGNLRSVQKGLQCAGADIIISKKPSQIKQAGGLVLPGVGAFKSAMNEIKNIQDAIYGAVADGTPLLGICLGMQILLTESEEGGMIKGLDTIPGKAVRFAHKGLKVPHMGWNSLKIKKDHQFVEGVPNGSYAYFVHSYYAVTDLQYMLATSDYGREFPAIMMKDNVIGTQFHPEKSGDVGLRMLENFVGMC, encoded by the coding sequence ATGAAAAAAATCATCATCATAGATTATGGACTTGGAAATCTGAGGAGTGTACAAAAGGGGCTTCAATGCGCTGGCGCCGACATCATCATATCTAAGAAACCATCGCAGATCAAACAGGCAGGTGGACTTGTACTGCCTGGAGTGGGAGCATTCAAAAGTGCAATGAACGAGATAAAAAATATTCAGGATGCGATTTATGGTGCGGTCGCCGATGGTACACCATTGTTGGGCATCTGTCTTGGCATGCAGATACTATTGACTGAAAGCGAAGAGGGCGGCATGATTAAAGGACTTGATACAATCCCAGGGAAGGCCGTTCGATTTGCCCACAAGGGCCTAAAAGTACCGCATATGGGATGGAATTCACTTAAGATAAAGAAAGACCATCAATTCGTCGAAGGCGTACCGAATGGCTCATATGCATACTTCGTTCATTCGTACTATGCGGTCACGGATCTGCAATATATGCTGGCCACATCTGACTATGGACGGGAATTTCCAGCCATTATGATGAAGGATAATGTCATTGGAACCCAGTTTCATCCGGAGAAGAGCGGAGACGTTGGCTTGAGGATGCTCGAGAATTTCGTGGGGATGTGTTGA
- a CDS encoding endonuclease has translation MKMMDIYNKLLKILGEQRWWPAKTPFEVVVGAILTQQTRWNNVAKAIHELEKNDLLCPDVLSNVNRNKLESLIKCTGFYKQKAERLQIASRYFAKNDMTSLSEMPIEVLRRELLSLKGIGKETADSILLYALNKPRFVIDAYTMRICKCLGISGGYDRLQRKFENELPKDVTLFKEFHALIVEYGKQYCNKKRCEDCILDVKK, from the coding sequence ATGAAGATGATGGACATTTACAACAAACTCCTAAAGATACTAGGAGAACAAAGATGGTGGCCAGCAAAAACTCCTTTTGAGGTTGTCGTCGGTGCAATTCTAACGCAACAGACCAGATGGAATAATGTAGCGAAAGCAATCCACGAACTTGAAAAGAACGATTTGTTATGCCCTGATGTGCTGTCCAACGTGAATAGAAATAAACTGGAATCGTTGATCAAGTGCACTGGATTCTACAAGCAAAAGGCCGAGCGACTCCAAATTGCTTCACGATATTTCGCTAAAAATGACATGACATCGCTCTCTGAGATGCCCATTGAGGTTCTACGGAGGGAGCTGCTTTCGCTAAAGGGCATCGGAAAGGAAACCGCAGACAGTATTTTGCTCTATGCGCTGAACAAACCAAGATTTGTCATCGACGCATACACTATGCGAATATGCAAATGTCTGGGCATATCAGGAGGATATGATCGGTTGCAGAGAAAATTCGAGAATGAGCTGCCAAAGGATGTCACGCTCTTCAAGGAATTTCATGCGCTTATCGTGGAGTATGGAAAGCAGTATTGTAACAAGAAAAGATGTGAGGATTGTATTCTTGATGTCAAAAAGTAA
- a CDS encoding thioredoxin domain-containing protein, translating into MAKPILMDFYADWCGPCKTQNPIIDELKGKFGDKVEFKKINIDKNHELARKYGVLSIPTLIIEVENKIVQRFTGVTQANVLGDALNKILKS; encoded by the coding sequence ATGGCAAAACCGATATTGATGGACTTTTATGCCGACTGGTGTGGACCTTGCAAAACACAGAACCCAATCATAGATGAGCTTAAAGGCAAATTCGGCGATAAAGTTGAGTTCAAAAAAATCAATATCGACAAAAATCATGAATTGGCGAGGAAATACGGCGTGCTCAGCATTCCGACATTGATTATAGAAGTCGAAAATAAAATAGTTCAACGGTTCACGGGAGTTACGCAGGCTAACGTACTGGGTGATGCGCTAAATAAGATATTAAAATCTTAG
- a CDS encoding type II toxin-antitoxin system HicB family antitoxin produces the protein MFIAECPSLPGCISQGKTRGEALENIKDATRGYLESLKKHNEPIPPSKTLCTGFLSRMDRKFFFLSLLFSFAFCFNSK, from the coding sequence ATGTTCATTGCTGAATGTCCTTCTTTGCCAGGATGTATTTCGCAGGGAAAAACTAGAGGAGAAGCCCTAGAAAATATAAAAGACGCCACTCGAGGATACTTGGAGAGCTTGAAAAAGCATAATGAGCCCATACCTCCTTCTAAAACCTTATGCACGGGATTTTTATCTCGAATGGATCGTAAGTTTTTCTTTTTGTCTTTGTTATTTTCTTTTGCTTTTTGTTTTAATTCCAAGTAA
- a CDS encoding HD domain-containing protein, whose amino-acid sequence MGESRMSKNQFIKYLKNGDVVDSIFAVKYKKPPKPYRYGFYFEFRVSDKTGEMTAKYWGDGNEGSIKEVYERFQTGDVIHITGEIGEFKDKLEVALDTASTVRKCAPTEYNIEDFVAKTDKNVEQMMSELMSIVNSIENSHLSALLNSFFLDTNFVEKFKDCPCSIQRHQNYIGGLLEHTLNVVKLCDAMGAIHPLLDRGLLLTGAMLHDIGKIEEYAVTTSIDISEEGMLRGHLIIGEQMVLNKIKGLEEFPETLRMKMAHIILSHHGLNEYGSPKEPQFPEALAIYYADECDAKVDYSIRLKKEAETEDLWIYTKDFGHIYLR is encoded by the coding sequence ATGGGTGAAAGTAGAATGTCCAAAAATCAATTCATCAAGTACCTTAAAAATGGAGATGTTGTAGATAGCATCTTCGCGGTCAAGTACAAAAAGCCGCCAAAGCCATATAGGTATGGCTTCTATTTTGAGTTCAGGGTTAGCGATAAAACAGGTGAGATGACGGCAAAATACTGGGGGGACGGAAACGAGGGCAGCATAAAAGAGGTCTACGAGAGGTTTCAGACGGGAGACGTCATTCACATTACCGGCGAGATTGGAGAGTTCAAAGATAAATTAGAAGTTGCGCTGGATACCGCAAGCACTGTGAGGAAATGCGCGCCGACCGAATACAACATCGAGGACTTTGTGGCAAAGACAGATAAAAACGTGGAGCAGATGATGAGCGAGCTCATGAGCATCGTCAATTCCATTGAGAATTCGCACCTGAGCGCACTTCTGAATTCATTTTTCCTGGATACAAATTTCGTCGAGAAATTCAAGGACTGCCCTTGTTCGATACAACGTCATCAGAACTATATCGGCGGCTTGCTCGAACACACGCTGAACGTGGTTAAATTATGCGATGCGATGGGTGCCATACACCCTCTACTGGACAGGGGCCTGCTCCTGACTGGCGCGATGCTACACGATATAGGGAAGATAGAGGAATACGCAGTGACGACGAGTATTGACATCTCCGAGGAGGGGATGTTGAGAGGGCACCTGATCATAGGCGAGCAGATGGTGCTGAATAAGATAAAAGGGCTGGAGGAGTTTCCAGAAACCCTCAGGATGAAGATGGCACACATCATACTGAGCCATCATGGATTGAACGAGTATGGCTCACCAAAAGAGCCGCAGTTCCCGGAGGCGCTCGCCATCTACTACGCAGATGAATGCGATGCCAAAGTAGACTATTCCATCAGGCTGAAAAAAGAGGCAGAGACAGAAGACCTCTGGATTTACACCAAGGATTTTGGGCATATTTATTTGCGGTAA